The nucleotide window AGGGCCCTGAACTCAATACAATTCTGGATTTCGTGATCTTTCTCAAAATGGAACTCATAGTAGTGTGTATCTTGGATTTTATTCCCCAACCCTTGCGGGACTAAACCTCTTTTCTGCATTTTCTTCCAAACTAGCTTCAATGGGGTTCTCACATCCGCGATATTCAGCTTGGCTTTCCTCCTCACATTCTCAACTATCGCGTTTACCCCTTTATTAGTGTGACTGGGCAACAGATTTCCCGTACTAGGTGTATCATCGAATTTTACAACACCTGCTTTGATAAGCCTTTTTACGCACCTTTTGAACGAGGtacagttttctatcgagtgGCCCATAATCCCTGCGTAGTATTCGCACTGAGCGTTTCCATCATACCATTTAGGGTATGGGGGTTGTAACGATTCTAAGTGGAAAGGGGCCACTACGCGTGCATTGAACAGCTTTTTGTACAGCTCCCTATACGTCACTAGTATAGGAGTGAACTAAAACCTCTCTATATTCTGCCTTGTGTTAGGCTCTCGCCTTGGTGTGGCCTGCTGGCCTGTGACTATCGTTCTTGATTGATTAACGGTGACAGGTTTTGAATAGCCTGAGCTCACGTTGCTTACCTCGTTTTCCTTTTTCTTCGGGGCTGACCTTCTCGTGCTTTCCCCCGTTTCTATCTTCCCGCACCTtattgcattttctatcatttcgcCAGACATCACTATGTCTGCGAAACTTTTAGTTGCGCTCCCCAACATATGATTAACGAAAGGTGCCTTCAAGGTATTAATGAAGAGCATGGTTGTTTCTTTTTCCAACAACAGTAGTTGGACCTGTGTAGCGACATCTCTCTATCTCTGAGCATACCGTTGGAAGCTTTCACTTGGCTTCTTCTCCAAATTCTGGAGTGTGATCCGGTTAGATGCTATATCCGTTATATGGCCGTACTGCTTCATGAAGGCCTGAGCTAGGTCCTTCCACGACTTGACTTGGGTCCtactcaattgattgtaccatttCGCTGCAGCCTTACTCAAACTGTCCTGAAAACAATGGATAACAGTTGATCATTATTGACATACCCCGTCATCCTTCGACAAAATATCGTAATGTCAGCCTCAGGGCAACTGGTTCAGTTATATCTTTCAAACTCCGACATTTTAAACTTCGAGGGAAGTACTAAGTCCGAGACCAAACTCAGTTCCTTTGCATTGATTTCGTAATAATGATCAGCATCCTCTAACTCCTTGAACTTTTCCTCCAACCATTTGCATCGATCCTCAAATCGTTTTGGGACCTCAGCCTTTGTCTTTTCCATCTCTGCTGCGCCGTCGAAGTCAGGGACCTGAGGGTTTGCCAGATTATCTCCAGGGTTGGTGCTCGATCCTGCTGGGAAGTTTACTGGTGCTGAGGTACCAGTTTGATAGAGAGGCTGAACATTAACAGACACCCTTGGTGGTTGTGTTTGCATGTTCACTGGCACAAACTTGTAGGACAAGCGGAATCCTCATTGTCATTCCCAGTATCACCCATAGGGCTTTTCCCTTTGTCAGACCCGCCTTTCAGCAACTGTGTCAGCTGGCTTATCATGTTGTTCTGTGATCCAGCATGTTTTTCTGGGACTCCAGCATTTGATCCCTCACCTCCTGCTGGATCCTAGCCAGTTATTCTTGCATCTGAGCTTGCAGTTGCTCCTGCATCTCCTTTTGCATTTGTTCTAATTTCTCTAACCTCTGATCTATATCCCTTGTTTTCCTCCGTGTATAGTAGCGATGTTCCAAGGTAACTAGATAAATTATCACTAATTAATAGGGTTCTTTTGTGCAACTTAATGTTTATGATGCTATGCAATGCAAATACATGACATGAATGCAGAAAGGTGTCAATCTGATTCAATTTTATTTAGAATAACTTTACTAAAAGACAAAATTCTTTATATAAAAAATAGACTACATATACGGCCTAGCCCTTATGCCTAGAGTTCTAACTTTTTTAAGAAGTTCAGCCAGCTCTTGGCCTCGGTTCGATACTGACTcatattttacacttaatacATCAGCTTGGCCTGCCAGGATTTGTAAATGTTCTGCCACTTCTCGAATCTGAACTATAGCTTCTCCCATGAGGTGATCTCTATCTCGAACCTTATTCTGAGACCAGTGAAGTTGCTCCGCTAGTTGTTCACTATTTACTTCTAGTGATTCAATTCAGTGTTCACAATCCTGTAGCGCAGCCTCAAGTTCTTCTATTTTCTCCTTCATATTCTCGATCTCACTTAAGCTAGCCTTTAATTCCATTATAGAGTTGCGACTACGATACTGATGCAATGTCTTTTCTAACTCTGTTATTCGAGATCTTAACATTTCATTTTCGCTTTGGCTCTCTGATGTAGTTCTTTTCAGGGCTTCCTCTCGTGCTCGAGCATCACAAAAACTCATCTTCCATTGGTCGGCCTTAGACTTTTCTTCTTGGATTTCTTGTTGCCATTGCCTCGATATTTTTCCCAACCCGGCAGTTCTCATCGACATATGCAGCTCATTGTAATCATTCTTCAGACTGTCCAAGTCTTATTCAGCTTTCTTTTTCCCCTTTCTCAGTTTCTCGGTGTCTAATTTCTGGACGTCAATGTCCAATTTTAGATATACCTTCTCCTCTTCGAGTTGCTCTATCTTTTTCCCCAACTCTGAACTTCTCTTCTCAAAATCCTGTTTTATAATTTCCAATTCGGAGGGAACTACTCGCAAATACTCCTCTATCGGTTGAGCACCCTCTAAACTCGACCCAGAGATATTGTCGTTAACTCGTCTACTCAACCATCCATTATACTCAAGGGTCGTCATCGGATCTGCAGCCAACCCTTCCATTCGACGAGTCTGGTTCCAAGCATTAGAAATCTCTTTAACCCTTTTCTTGTAGTCTCTCTTATACGAAAATTCGCATTGAGCAAGCCCATGGGTTACTGGTATGAACTGTCTTGTTGCATATTGCCTAAGCACGAGTAATGGAGCATATCCAATGGCTCTCCAGATCCCAAGCAAAGGAACCCAATCAAAACTCCAACATCGAAAGAGAATTTTGTTAGGCATCCACCAAGGTGCTTTCCATTCAATGTCCTCTCCCTGGAGATTTCGCATGAGCGCGATCCAGTTTTCTTCCGATATGTCACCTCTTCTGGGTGTAGCTGCTATCTCCTTTAATGGGGAATAATCTCCAAAGAAAACTCGATAATGACCTTTGTCTATCTTTCAAAAATAACTGTGAAACCATACTAACAATAACTGTGCACACCCTTCTACACGCGTTCAATGACCTGAATGTCTCAGCTAAAATTGCAGGAACTGTTGTGACTCTCTTATCTAGTCGGTCGAATAAATCCGTGACCACCTCATCAACATATCCCAATGCCCTAGGGAAGAGCATCAACCCGTAGATACTCAAGGCAAAGACGTCAACTTTCTTCTTTATATCAGGATGTGTTAGGATCAAATCTCGGAAATTCTTCCATGGGATACACTTATACTCCCCTTTCTGCTTGATCCTTGCCATAACCCACTGTTCGCTCATTCCAGTAATATTCATTAGCTTTTTCGAAAACGTCAGAACATAAGCAGCTCTCGAATAGGCCTTATCGACTTGTACCTTCGGACAATTTAATAAAGCTGTATACTTCTCTACCGTGGGTACTAAATCCACTCTCCCAAACGTGAAGCAGCTATATGCAGGGTTCCAATACTGAGCAAGGGCCCAGAATAAGTGTTCGTCTATTTCGATACCAAGTAGGTACGGTAAATCTCCATAGTTGCAGTAGAATAATTGTTTAGCCTCATCATCCCACTGATCCCATATCTCATTCAATTCTTGATGATTATTTTGAGTCACGCTAATGCGAGTATAATCTCATGACTCAGATTTGTATCCCTTAGCTAGGCTGTCTCCCTTCTCTAATTGTGTTATCTCTGACCATTTACGGACATCTGCATTATTTTCTATCTTATCAAGGAATTTGTCCCCCATGACGAGCTTTTTAATTCAGAAAATTAAACACGAATTGACACCTTTCAAATGTCGAATGACATGCAAATATGGCAAAACAACACAGTAAGTTAGTATCATATATCAGAAACATAactcaaagtaaagaaaatagaAATAAGCACCTATTGGGGGTAATCACTAGGGTTTAGCGTAGTTCTTCCAAATGTGGGCCCTTAGGGTTcctctatatgtggtttggttctagagtTGAGGTatctgaaccagcagattcctcgatccttacccattataggctcatatagaccgagttcggttcagggggatacatttccctatggttgcatggaggtgaaaacctcacgaagacataggtacggatgtatcccgaaagcgatccactatcctgcacggaggtgaaaacctcacgaaggaaatagcttctcactcccacttaagaggtgtgaccacagcggtcatgcaatgccATGACAGAAGATATaaaagaactttaaaaaaaatgccGGAAAAATATAACACCAAACAGATGAAATGCAATAAGAGGATCGTAGACTCAAAACCAGATTCAACTTTCGACAAAAGACAAAAAGTAATCAAATCGCGGCTTAACTCTCTTAtaggtccccagcggagtcgccaaactgtcgaaaccattttaaatttgaaaaacgtGAGTCGacttaaaaacaaaaatggagtcgccaccaatcttttccaAGGTAAGATTGGGCCACCTTAAAatcaatcattttaataaaacatctgGTTAAAACAATAATTCTTTTTGGTCTGCTAAGTTTGAGAAAATGGGCTCGGAGTCGATTACGTGCATTTAGGAAGGATTAACACCTCGTAACGCCTGTAAATTGGTACCTATTTGATTAGttgatgtcttaatgtcgaaatttgaaaagattttagagTACGATCCttttatttgaaagaaaatcgGGATTATTCGAATAAAATGTAAAGACCTACTTATTTCGAAGGAAAGAatgccatacccagtaagttagggtccAACATTTCAGACATTTGGAATTAAGTTGGTCTTCGATTTTACAATTCATGTAAGGAGGTTCAAGAGAAGGGTATTCGGTCATCCGAGCCTTGTGAAAAATTGATGCCCAGTAAGTTAGAACGCAATCTCTCAGAACTCCCAAATACCGAAGATTTCCTTGATTTTGGAAATCATTATCCTCAATATAACGCAACGCCACACCCAGTGAGTTagggtgtaacatcctgaatttttAAGAATAGGTTTTTTATTCGAACCTCATACAATTAAATTTGAGAAGGGTACTCGATTATTTAGATTCAACGAGGAAAATtagaacccagtaagttagggcacaatcctCCCGTGGATTCTAAAtatcgaacattgcctttattttgaaaacaatcaaGGATAAATCtttgaataaaatgaatttggGCGGCTGAAACTTAAAAAAATGATAACATGCAATATGAAAATAGCAATATAATAACcctaataacatatattaatacataaaatatagCAAGCATAAAGAAAATTAAGAACAATAGTAATAATGTAAGTGATGAATGTAATAACAAGACAAAACTAGTTAATATAGTgccattataataataaaaataattataataaaaataacaatatgttactaataataaataaataaataatggtaataaatatatataaaataatagtaaaagtaataataataataataataataataataataataataataataataataataataataataataataataatactctcCCCCTCCCATCTAAATTCGGCCATCAGTCCGACCTTGCTCCGGTCACCAGACCCCCAGAGCCACTATCGGTGCCACCTACACGGCAACCGAACCTCAAAAAAACCCATTTTCAGTAATTTtaaaatgggtaagcttcttccctttatttttactttcgtataaaaaaataaaataaaatagaaatgaaaaaatagacaaacaaagaacttaaaacgagaatagacaaaaaaaaacctcttttgctttgatctttgattaatctccaaaaaccaACCCCCCATTTACAAtagttttgaatggcttttatagtcaAATTTTACAACTGATTGCCTCCTTCCATGGTGGCAAGTAGGGTAATGGAATTAGTGGGGTAGCTTAGTAAGGTGATAGAATTAGTGGGGTGGCTTAGTggggtgatggagttagtgggATAGTTTAGGAGTTAGTGGTCAATTTAGTGGGTGCTAATTGGATGATTGGTGTTCTGGGCTCTGCTTATTGGTCCCGGGCATAAATTTGGTCCTACAACGGGTACCGAACATCAATCTAGACTCTAACTCTCATAtagtttctattttctttcctcaGATTCAAACCATCATATTCAATAAAGCTCCCTACAAAATTACCTAACTGCACTGCCAAATTTTCAGAAAATAGGCCAACAGGAACATCATGAATCTGTACCCAAAAAGGCGTTAGAAATAATGGTACTTTTAAAGGGTCCTCCCCCTACTATAATTTGTGTAACATAAGTAGGTGATAATTAAATATTCAAGGCGCCCCTTTCAAAACCATATCCATATCTATAACATGATAAAATTGGAACAAGAAACGCTTTTCTCCCAAATCTAGAATTTGAACACCCCGAACGGGATGCTACATATTTGCCATAGTACTTTTCATAGCTAGAAAGTGAATGATACTAGCTATTAAGAAACAACCCACTAACTTGAATATTTCCTCATCTCCATCTGAAATCATCTCATCTTGAATTTTAAGACTACCTCCTCATCTTCATTAATTGTTAACCTCGCCAACCCAGTTTCCATTGATTGCAGACAAGGGAATCAAGCGAGAGTACCACGTGATGATGTAAAATCACTAGAAAGTGAAGCAGTTGCCGTCTAGCAAACAAGAAAACAAAAGACAGAAGAAAAACCTAAAAACTTGCCAAAGCGTCAAACTTCTCTCGTGCTAGGGTAacagactttttttttttttttttgttttgaacaCGATTTGAATTCAATGTAGTCCACAAACATAGATttctaaaattgaaaaataaaagtaaataaataaattcgcGGGAAAATGTGAGGAATCCTTTCAAAATCAATGACGAAAGCGCGGGAGATCATTAacacagaaaagaaaaaaaaaacgcgGGGGAACTTCAAAAGCATAAACCCATTCAGTTCCGCCAACTACAAATCTCAAAGGCCGCCTTTGTCTTACCTGACAAATCTCAGCCGTCCACGTGTAAACATATCCACCCACGTCAATCAGATGCGAAAGGTCTCTCTGTCGTTTAGAGCTTCCTCTATAAACCTATTAACCAATCCCAACCCTGAAAACCCCTcgctttccttttttattttattttaattcactcTCAGAAGAGAGcattttggggtttagttttagAGTTCTCAAAGAATGAGCTTTTCGACTAAGCAGAATAATAGCAGAGCCATGAATCCTTGGGTTCTTCATCTCCAAAAACTGGGTCTCGAGCTTAAGTGTCCTCTCTGGTTCGTGTTATGTTATTTTTGcccttttttttttgagtttcgGAATTTggatttattatcattttaaattctgttttttttttttttgcagtttGAACTTGTTTAAGCGGCCATTGTTGCTCCCATGTGATCATTTGTTCTGCGAGTTACTGTCTTTTCCTTCTCCATCTCAATTTCGAGTTTTGATTATTCATTGCTTGGGTTTAATTTTTTCTCTTTCCGAAAATATTGCAGTTCGTGCGTAGCAAGAACTGAGTTTGGTTCAGAGTGCCCTATTTGCAAAGTTCAATGCGCAAATCGAGGTACATTTCGTTTATTTACTTTGATTTTTCATTTCCGAAAAAGGCGGCGGAGCCAAAGATAGGTTTATCTTATTTCTGGACTTATTGAGTTGACGGATTTAGTTTGAGTCCATTTGTGGTTTAAAATTTTTGGATTAATATCGGTTTTcatgttttggattatttttggtttagttaatttgagtttaatttttagtctattaattttaaaaccaaattaaattaaattttgagtAGATAATACTTAATTTTATTGGTAGGTATTAGGATGAACGTCTCTCTGCTTTTCCATGATTATTTGGAAATTGTTTTTTGTTTTGTATTATGAGTTTCATTTTATGGATGAAAAATGGCTGTGTTGGCTGCAGATCTAAGGCCTTTGACCTTCATGGAAAATATAGTAGGAATCTATAGAAGTTTGGATTCTGCATTTTCTGCCAACCTTTCTCATTCCATTGAAGATGGGGTTGgcaaaaatgaaaaatttgataaGTGCAGCATGCAAAGGCGTGCTACAGATGTAGGATACGAGACTCCTAACAAAGATGGAGTTGATTTGTTACGATCAGTTTCCAATAAACAAATAGGGTCATCTCAAGAGTCTAGGAATAGGCAGATCATCATGAGCCAAGCTGATCAAGCATCCCTCAGCCCGCCTTCCTATGGTGATACAAAGGTCTCTGACAATGATAGCGAGCATGTAAGAATTCACCTTTCCTACATTATGTTATGGCTGGATGCATAAATTCTTTAACTTTGTTTATACCATTTATGTTTGTAGCTGTATAACACTACCCTCGGTCTTTAGACTGCTTATGTTTATACTATTTCTTGTGGAGCATTTTGAATTTTGTTGCATCTGTTTGTTTATAATTTTACTTGCTCACAGTCTCTCAATGATTTCTCAGAGTCCTGAAAACTTTCCAGCCAAGGGAGCGGGGAAGAGAAATTTTGATGATATGGTAAGTCTGAAGCAGAATGATTCTGTTTTAGGGATTGATGGTCATTTAAGTGATTCCAAGAGACAAAAGAGGTTGAACTATGGGACAGTAGATGGGGGTGCAAAAACCATGGATCATTGTCAATCAGATCTGCAAGCTCAAAACATTGTGACTTCTGACTGTCAATTAAGATCTCAAAATGGAGCATCTCTTGCTGGTACTGGTTTGCTTGTGACATCAGAGAACATGAATGGAAATAGGGCTATTTGTGAATTTTGCCAGTCCTCTAAAATCTCTGAGGTAAGGTCCTGTTGAACATTACTTGATTCTcccttttattaaaatttatctttaagataatattttgaaatttttcgaCTTTCCTCATATAAGGAAGTTACCAGAGCTTGTATTCTTATAAATTTCCCAGGCCACTGGAATGATGTTACATTATATCAATGGAAAACCAGTAACAGGAGATGCATCATTTGGCTCAAATGTTATACATGTTCACAGCTCGTGTATTGAATGGTATTTTATTGGAAACTTTGAATTGTATAATGTTTAAGTGAAAGGGAAATTATGGGTTTTTGTTGGGGAAGATGGTATTTTCAGTGTAACTTGTTTATATATTATGGTAATGTTTTATTTTGACACGGTTAGCCTTTTCTTTTTGTTGTAGCTACACTTATATTGTCTTCAAATGCAGGGCACCTCAAGTGTATTTTGTTGGTGACAATGTTAAGAACCTTAAACCAGAACTGGCAAGGGTGCAAAGCTGAAGTGCAGCAGATGTGGACTAAAGGGTGCAGCACTTGGCTGTTATGTGAAGTCTTGCCGCAGAAGCTATCATTTCCCTTGTGCAAAAGAGATTCCAAAATGTCGATGGGACTATGTAATTCTGCTGTACCATATTTTATATGAGATATGCTTTGATTCTTTGATGTTTTGCTTTTCCTTTTGTATGCTTTGCAATTTCTATTTTTTGCTTACAAGTTTTTTCCTCTCTTATAGGAGGACTTTCTTGTGCTTTGTCCTGCCCATTCTTCAGTCAAGTTTCCAAGTGAGAAGTCTAGAAAGGCCCATTCTGCAGCCAAGTTCCCAAATGAGAAGCCTGGAAACTGTCTATCTGCTGATGATAAAGTGCCAACTGAAAGGTAATTAATCAATTAAGATATCTTAGATGTCTTACGCAGGTGTATAACTCCTTTGCATGCTTTTTGAGGGActtaactattttatttttcatttactttCTCTTAAGAAGAAAGAAATGGCAAAAAAAGCCAAATTATTTGAAGTTTCCAGTTATGGAATCTTAAACTGGTTATTGAATTGTCTGGAGAGTAAACTGATTGTGGTTCTGCATGCAGTGGCCAGCTGAAATCCAACACTTTTTCGGGCCAGCCAGAGAATAAAAAAGATTGGGTTTTCTGTGGATCTGCTTTGTCTCCTGAGGAGAAGGTTAGATTAGATGAAACCCATTTTTCTGTTGAGTAGTTgtcttttttaataattatatcttTGACTTGCGTATGTGTTTTATTGTGCTGAAAGGTAAACTCGTATACTGATGATATTTTTGCAAGTACTGAAATTTCTCGTTAATTGATTCTTTTTGGTGTTAAAAGTTTCATGATTGATGAAATGGATACGCAAAATCTAATTTGGAAATTCTTTCATTGATAGAATACCCTTAATGGGCTTTTCTTTTCCCAGCAATTTACTCTCATGTGGTATTTATTTAGTTatttgttgttttattttattgcaGTTTCTTCTGGTCAAGTTTGCAAAAATGATTGGTGTAACTGTATCCAAGTTTTGGAGGCCGGATGTCACTCATGTGATTGCCTCTACAGATGAGAATGGTGCATGCACTAGGACACTTAAAGTTCTCATGGCCATTTCAAACGGGAAGTGGGTTCTTAAATTAAATTGTGAGTTCGTTGTTCTTTTTCCACTCTATCCATGGGCctcatttttcttttcctttgttcCATTTGTGCTTGGTTAAAGTTCAATCACTATCCAAAAATTGATATGCAAGCTTGACTTTACAGGGATAAAGGAATGTGTGAAAGCAATGTATCCTTTGAATGAAGAACCTTATGAAGTTAGTCTTGACAACCATGGGTGTTGTGATGGTCCTAAAACTGGCAGACTCAGGGTATTGGATAATGTGAGTCTTACTCTTATGAGCTCAAGTGTGCTAGTTTTTCAAGTTGGTGATGTTACTTTTGCAAATAATTAACTTCTTTCTCTTGCAGGCACCAAAGCTCTTTGATGGCTTTAGCTTTTATTTTGTGGGTGACTTTGTGTCTGGTTACAAGGAAGATCTTCAAAATCTAGTTGTCACTGCAGGGGGTATTGTTTTGAGAAGAATGGAGGAACTAGTGGCACACAAAAATGGTGAACAGACAGCTCAAACAAAGATGGTTGTTGTGTATAACCTGGATGCACCTCAAGGATCTGAGTTAGGAGAAGAAGTAACAATTATTTGGCAGAGGGTTAGTGAAGCACAGGATATAGCCACAAAATTAGGTGGACAAGTCATTGGTCATACATGGCTTTTAGAATCAATTGCAGCATGTAAGTTGCAGCCTTTTGTCAACTAACTAAATAATGATGATTGAATTTTTTTAGCTGAAGAATGACCAATAACTTAATAGACTAGTCCTGTTTTAGAAGGTAGAACTTGCTCTTTCTCTGTATATCTGTATTGTAATAGTCATATGAGCTCTTTTGAGTTTGGCAGCAACTAATTGAACTTGGATGGGGCATTTTCATCATTACATGAGCAAAGTTATTTTTGACTTGTACAATACCATTATAACAGCCATGAACTGGAATTACATGTGATATTAGTAACTTGTACCAGCCCTTAAGGCTTCGACTTTATTTGAAGCTTTGTTCTGTGAAGCATCCGTGGCTTCCTGCAATCCTGTGTTGGATTCTTTCACATCAGCATTATAAACAAAAAGTTTGGCCACAGCCAAGAAGAAGAGGAAGTTTAAGAAGCCTAGTGCAGCCAAGAAGGCAAAATAATAGTCCAGGTGAGAGGTGTTGAGGTTGTCCAATATCCATCCTCTATGACCATGCCTCTTAGTCATATCAGAAACTGTCGTCAAAATAAAACTACCAAGGAAATGCCCGATCCCAATGCTGCTAGTGAAATAAGAGGTTCCGAGGCTTTTCATCCCCTCTGGTGCTTGGTCATAGAAGAATTCTAGCTTTGCAACTTCCACAAATGCATCAGCCACCCCTACCAAGGCAAACTGGGGTAGAAGTATGAAAATACTGAGAGGAATAGAATCATATGCACCCAGTTTCTGATGCTCTCGAGCTACACTGAGTCTTTTCCTTTCAGCAAAGCAAGCAATTATCATAACGATGATCTGCAAGATAATGCCGATTCCCATTCTTTGAAGCAAGGTGATGCCTCTGGGATTTTTGGTGTAACGCCTCACTATTGGAACAAAGTACCGGTCATATAGAACAATGCTGATCAACATGAAGATCGTAACAAACGCTGTGAGACAAGCTGGGGGGATTTGGAATTGAGGACCCATGCTACGATCGAGGGTGGTTCCTTGTTTGATAAACAATGTTCCCATCTGAGCTACTAGAGTGCTTGGAATGAATGTTGCTACCAAAATGGGGACCATTTTTACCATCTGCTTAGTTTCTTCGACTTGAGTCA belongs to Gossypium arboreum isolate Shixiya-1 chromosome 7, ASM2569848v2, whole genome shotgun sequence and includes:
- the LOC108470792 gene encoding LOW QUALITY PROTEIN: BRCA1-associated RING domain protein 1 (The sequence of the model RefSeq protein was modified relative to this genomic sequence to represent the inferred CDS: inserted 1 base in 1 codon), with the protein product MSFSTKQNNSRAMNPWVLHLQKLGLELKCPLCLNLFKRPLLLPCDHLFCDSCVARTEFGSECPICKVQCANRDLRPLTFMENIVGIYRSLDSAFSANLSHSIEDGVGKNEKFDKCSMQRRATDVGYETPNKDGVDLLRSVSNKQIGSSQESRNRQIIMSQADQASLSPPSYGDTKVSDNDSEHSPENFPAKGAGKRNFDDMVSLKQNDSVLGIDGHLSDSKRQKRLNYGTVDGGAKTMDHCQSDLQAQNIVTSDCQLRSQNGASLAGTGLLVTSENMNGNRAICEFCQSSKISEATGMMLHYINGKPVTGDASFGSNVIHVHSSCIEWAPQVYFVGDNVKNLKPELAXGAKLKCSRCGLKGAALGCYVKSCRRSYHFPCAKEIPKCRWDYEDFLVLCPAHSSVKFPSEKSRKAHSAAKFPNEKPGNCLSADDKVPTESGQLKSNTFSGQPENKKDWVFCGSALSPEEKFLLVKFAKMIGVTVSKFWRPDVTHVIASTDENGACTRTLKVLMAISNGKWVLKLNWIKECVKAMYPLNEEPYEVSLDNHGCCDGPKTGRLRVLDNAPKLFDGFSFYFVGDFVSGYKEDLQNLVVTAGGIVLRRMEELVAHKNGEQTAQTKMVVVYNLDAPQGSELGEEVTIIWQRVSEAQDIATKLGGQVIGHTWLLESIAACKLQPFVN